In one Clostridia bacterium genomic region, the following are encoded:
- a CDS encoding M1 family metallopeptidase: protein MKRATFLLLTLTFALACMGFAQRLPETASPSHYQLTFTPNFSDNTFKGEETIEVRVLKPTNAITLNAAEIAFDDVSVSQGQQVQQAKVSLDEKIEMATLTVDKPLTAGDAKINIRYTGQLNDKLRGFYLSQTAKRKYAVTQFEATDARRAFPSFDEPAQKATFDISVVVDKDDTAISNGKIVADTPGPAANKHTIKFATTPKMSTYLVALLVGDWKCLGDEVDGIPLRVCAVPGKEQMGKYALDATKAVVSYFNKYYGIKYPFGKLDQIALPDFEAGAMENTAAITYRETALLVDEKTSSESTKQRVASVIAHEVAHQWFGDLVTMEWWNDIWLNEGFATWMTRKPLKAWKPEWHIELEEVQGSNTSMTGDSVVNTRPIRKNADSRGEINALFDGIAYGKTAAVLRMLESYLGEETFRAGVNNYLKAHAYGNATAEDFWTSLAQASKKPIDKAMASFVVQAGVPFVELKAKCDGNKTQVTASQKRFFVDPALFAKGGEQLWQIPVCMKSLGQDGNTLGSKCELLAEKTQTFTMDGCAAMVFPNSGGMGYYRYSYDPSALKDLEVGIEKALAPAEQVSLVGDEWALVRSGQHDVGDYMNLVDAMKDVRLKPVLDEISQRINYINRNLVTDESRPAFQAWLRSYVRPILAELSYTPKSGEPVSAKELRSTALELLGNVGEDPEVIAKSRELTQQYIKDPASVDPSTADAFVSVAAAHGDATLYEQLRAQLKNASTPDVYYTFFYALSSFRDPALLKRTLEFALTSEVRNQDLRIVGAIVGSRWGGPMAWEWVKQNWDGLMKKASGSIGAAGQTFGSTGNFCDASIRDDVKKFYDDHPIPGTERGFRQSQEQINYCIDMRDRQTPKLANWLQQSARASR, encoded by the coding sequence ATGAAGAGAGCGACGTTTCTACTACTGACGCTGACTTTCGCGCTGGCCTGCATGGGCTTTGCGCAGAGATTGCCAGAGACGGCAAGTCCGAGCCATTACCAACTGACCTTCACGCCAAACTTCAGCGACAACACATTCAAGGGGGAAGAGACGATCGAAGTCCGCGTGTTGAAACCGACTAACGCCATCACGCTGAACGCGGCGGAGATCGCGTTTGACGATGTGAGCGTCTCGCAGGGCCAGCAGGTGCAACAGGCAAAGGTGTCGCTGGACGAAAAGATCGAGATGGCGACGCTCACGGTGGACAAGCCGCTGACAGCGGGCGACGCGAAGATCAATATCCGGTACACGGGGCAGTTGAACGACAAGCTGCGCGGTTTTTATCTGAGCCAGACGGCAAAGCGGAAGTATGCGGTGACCCAGTTTGAGGCGACCGATGCCCGACGGGCGTTCCCGAGCTTCGACGAACCGGCACAGAAGGCGACTTTCGACATCTCTGTGGTCGTGGATAAAGATGATACGGCGATTTCGAATGGGAAGATCGTGGCGGATACGCCTGGGCCTGCGGCGAACAAGCACACCATAAAGTTCGCGACAACTCCAAAGATGTCCACGTATCTCGTGGCGCTGCTGGTTGGCGATTGGAAGTGCCTTGGGGATGAGGTGGACGGCATTCCTCTGCGCGTCTGTGCGGTGCCCGGCAAAGAGCAGATGGGCAAGTACGCGCTGGACGCGACGAAGGCCGTCGTCAGCTATTTCAACAAGTACTACGGAATCAAGTACCCGTTCGGAAAGCTGGACCAGATTGCGCTGCCGGATTTCGAGGCCGGAGCGATGGAGAACACGGCAGCGATCACCTATCGCGAGACTGCGTTGCTGGTGGACGAGAAGACAAGTTCGGAATCGACCAAACAGCGTGTGGCGAGCGTCATCGCGCACGAAGTGGCGCATCAGTGGTTCGGCGATCTGGTAACGATGGAATGGTGGAACGACATCTGGCTGAATGAGGGGTTCGCCACCTGGATGACGCGGAAGCCGCTGAAGGCTTGGAAGCCTGAGTGGCACATCGAACTGGAAGAGGTGCAGGGCTCGAACACGTCCATGACGGGCGACTCGGTCGTGAACACGCGTCCGATACGGAAGAATGCCGACTCGCGCGGGGAAATCAACGCGCTGTTCGACGGCATCGCCTACGGAAAGACGGCAGCGGTGCTGCGGATGCTCGAGAGCTACCTTGGCGAAGAGACATTCCGGGCGGGCGTCAACAATTATCTGAAGGCGCACGCCTATGGCAACGCGACGGCGGAGGACTTCTGGACCTCGCTGGCGCAGGCCTCCAAGAAACCAATCGACAAAGCCATGGCGAGCTTTGTCGTGCAAGCCGGCGTGCCGTTTGTTGAACTGAAGGCGAAATGCGACGGAAACAAGACGCAAGTGACCGCGTCGCAGAAACGCTTTTTTGTGGACCCAGCGCTGTTTGCAAAAGGCGGTGAGCAACTCTGGCAGATTCCGGTGTGCATGAAATCGCTTGGGCAGGACGGCAACACGCTGGGTAGTAAGTGCGAACTGCTGGCGGAAAAGACGCAGACGTTCACCATGGACGGCTGCGCCGCGATGGTGTTCCCGAACTCTGGCGGCATGGGCTACTACCGATATTCGTATGATCCGTCGGCATTGAAGGATCTGGAAGTCGGGATCGAAAAGGCGCTCGCGCCTGCAGAACAGGTTTCATTGGTAGGCGACGAGTGGGCGCTGGTACGCAGCGGCCAGCACGACGTTGGCGACTACATGAACCTGGTGGACGCGATGAAGGACGTTCGCCTGAAGCCTGTGCTGGACGAGATTTCGCAACGCATCAACTACATCAATCGCAACCTGGTTACGGACGAGTCGAGGCCGGCGTTCCAGGCGTGGTTGCGCTCTTATGTGCGCCCGATCCTGGCGGAACTGAGCTATACGCCGAAATCAGGCGAACCGGTTTCGGCCAAGGAACTTCGTTCGACAGCGTTGGAGTTGTTGGGCAACGTTGGGGAAGATCCCGAGGTCATCGCAAAATCGCGGGAGCTGACGCAGCAATACATCAAGGATCCGGCGTCGGTGGATCCTTCAACCGCAGATGCCTTCGTTTCCGTCGCGGCGGCACATGGCGATGCGACTCTGTACGAGCAGCTCAGGGCGCAACTCAAGAACGCCTCCACCCCCGACGTGTACTACACGTTCTTCTACGCACTCTCGAGCTTCCGCGATCCGGCACTGCTGAAGCGCACGCTGGAGTTTGCGCTGACGTCGGAGGTGCGGAACCAGGATCTACGCATTGTCGGAGCTATTGTTGGCAGCCGCTGGGGCGGTCCGATGGCATGGGAGTGGGTGAAGCAGAACTGGGACGGCTTAATGAAAAAGGCGAGCGGCAGCATTGGAGCAGCGGGCCAGACGTTCGGCTCCACAGGGAACTTCTGCGATGCCTCGATCCGCGACGACGTTAAGAAGTTCTACGACGACCACCCGATTCCCGGTACTGAGCGCGGCTTCCGTCAATCGCAGGAGCAGATCAATTACTGCATCGATATGAGGGATCGCCAGACTCCGAAGCTGGCGAACTGGCTACAACAGAGCGCGCGAGCTAGCAGGTAG
- a CDS encoding SGNH/GDSL hydrolase family protein, translating into MRASFCRRFKSVLTFMLLLYLAGCGDGGDGSTGAAWKYVALGDSLAAGFTASQGYVQRYSQYVQADTGASVTVRNMGVPGWQSGDLLNALRNDADFRAAVFSADIVTWDIGGNDLLSSYKLYLRGNCGGSDNQDCFRSAVANFRINWNGIISELLALSRPGKTILRTMDIYNPFVAEQMVLGNLGQTKPYLDAVNVHIESSAQQNGIRCAKVYLAFNGAQGLDDPVSKGLISIDGFHASDAGHKLMADLLRGFGYAPLN; encoded by the coding sequence ATGCGCGCTTCATTTTGTCGCAGGTTCAAAAGCGTTCTGACATTCATGCTGTTGCTGTATCTGGCTGGCTGCGGAGATGGCGGGGACGGCAGCACTGGCGCGGCATGGAAATACGTGGCGCTCGGGGACTCTTTGGCTGCGGGATTTACGGCGTCGCAGGGCTACGTGCAAAGGTATTCGCAATACGTGCAGGCCGACACAGGAGCTTCGGTCACAGTTCGCAACATGGGTGTACCGGGTTGGCAGAGTGGCGATCTGCTGAATGCCTTGCGCAATGACGCTGACTTTCGCGCCGCAGTATTTTCGGCCGATATCGTTACATGGGACATCGGCGGGAACGATCTTCTGAGTTCCTACAAGCTCTACCTGAGAGGAAACTGCGGGGGCTCGGACAATCAGGATTGTTTCCGGAGTGCGGTGGCAAACTTCAGGATCAACTGGAACGGGATCATCAGCGAGTTACTCGCGCTTTCACGACCGGGTAAAACGATTCTGCGGACCATGGATATCTACAATCCATTCGTCGCGGAACAGATGGTACTAGGCAATCTAGGACAAACGAAGCCGTACCTGGATGCAGTCAATGTACATATTGAAAGCTCTGCACAACAGAATGGGATTCGGTGCGCGAAGGTTTACCTGGCTTTCAACGGTGCCCAGGGCCTCGATGACCCGGTATCGAAGGGGCTCATTTCGATTGATGGTTTCCACGCGAGCGATGCAGGGCACAAACTGATGGCCGACTTGCTTCGAGGCTTCGGTTACGCACCGTTGAATTAG
- the hutI gene encoding imidazolonepropionase: protein MTKSSEAQSVAAPLLLHSIGQLVTMQLSAYFGPRRGKALAEIGVVEDGAVLISGGEIVAVGTSKELLRDPWLKKNRKRVAELDCRGKVVTPGFVDSHTHPVFAAPRLVDFEKRITGATYAEIAEAGGGIRSSIRGVREASQKELAEITLAVFEEMSAMGTTAVEAKSGYGLSAESELKSLVAIRDAARYWPGTVVPTLLGAHVPPPEYKANPDKYVDVICREMIPEIARRKLAKYVDVFCENGAFTAAQSERIFEAAREHGLEVRAHVCQLTHSNLQPFLRFNPASLDHMDFVSDEDMKALAKTDSIATLVPGANYFLATKAYPPARKLIEAGVAVALATDYNPGSAPTASIPMVMSIACTQMKMSPAEALSAATINGAYALGLGERKGTIEPGKDADLAIFQLDDYREIAYWFGANHCVGTVMSGTCSW from the coding sequence GTGACGAAATCTTCTGAGGCGCAGTCGGTGGCTGCGCCTTTGCTTTTGCACAGCATAGGGCAGTTGGTGACGATGCAGTTGTCGGCGTATTTCGGGCCGCGTCGCGGCAAGGCCTTGGCCGAGATCGGTGTCGTTGAAGATGGAGCGGTGCTGATCAGCGGTGGCGAGATCGTCGCAGTGGGGACTTCTAAGGAACTGCTGCGGGATCCGTGGCTGAAGAAGAATCGTAAGCGCGTCGCGGAACTGGATTGTCGAGGCAAGGTGGTCACGCCGGGATTTGTGGATTCGCATACGCATCCGGTGTTTGCGGCTCCGAGGCTGGTGGATTTCGAGAAGCGGATCACGGGTGCAACTTACGCCGAGATCGCAGAGGCCGGAGGCGGAATTCGGTCGAGCATCCGTGGCGTGAGGGAGGCTTCGCAGAAGGAGTTGGCCGAGATCACTCTGGCGGTTTTTGAAGAGATGTCGGCCATGGGGACGACCGCGGTGGAGGCGAAGTCGGGCTATGGGCTGAGCGCAGAGTCGGAGTTGAAGTCGCTTGTGGCGATACGCGACGCGGCGCGGTATTGGCCGGGCACGGTGGTTCCAACGCTGCTGGGCGCACATGTTCCGCCGCCGGAGTACAAGGCAAACCCCGACAAGTATGTGGACGTGATCTGCCGGGAAATGATTCCGGAGATTGCGCGGCGGAAACTCGCCAAGTATGTGGATGTGTTTTGCGAAAACGGAGCGTTCACGGCCGCGCAGTCGGAGCGCATCTTTGAAGCAGCGCGAGAGCATGGGCTGGAGGTGCGGGCGCACGTTTGCCAACTAACGCATTCGAATCTCCAGCCCTTTCTGCGGTTCAATCCGGCGTCGCTGGACCACATGGACTTTGTGAGCGATGAAGACATGAAAGCGCTGGCGAAAACGGATTCAATTGCGACACTGGTGCCGGGAGCGAATTACTTTCTGGCAACGAAGGCGTATCCTCCGGCGCGGAAGTTGATCGAAGCAGGCGTTGCGGTGGCGCTGGCGACGGATTACAACCCGGGCAGCGCGCCGACGGCGAGCATCCCGATGGTGATGTCCATCGCATGTACGCAGATGAAGATGTCTCCGGCGGAGGCCCTGTCGGCTGCAACGATCAATGGCGCGTACGCGCTGGGACTTGGCGAGCGGAAGGGAACCATCGAACCCGGAAAGGATGCGGACCTCGCGATTTTCCAGTTGGATGATTATCGCGAGATTGCCTACTGGTTTGGTGCGAACCACTGCGTGGGAACGGTGATGAGTGGGACTTGTAGCTGGTGA
- a CDS encoding alanine--glyoxylate aminotransferase family protein, translating into MSTVGNRTSGADVLSIHPPQRLLFGPGPTQVHSRVYEAMAKPIVGHLDPYFFEVSAEIQRMLKTVFGTKNELTFVISATGSGGMEAAISNFVERGTKVGVFANGFFCDRMTEMAKRHGGEVVRFEKPWGEVFGDEEAAEFIRRERPQVVMYVHAETSTGALQQGKAICAAAHEVNALVIADCVTSLGAMPVQVDETGIDVAYSCSQKGLSCPPGLSPITISTLAAERLNLRKTANQSWYFDLKLITDYLITSHRYHHTAPISMFYALHEALSLIEEEGVENRCERHHRCHNEFVTGVEKLGLKMHAPEGHRIWNLNTPRVPAGVDDVNVRATLMREHGIEIAGGFGPLAGKVFRVGVMGPLATEAHVQSFLQRFGEALKVAGHRA; encoded by the coding sequence ATGAGCACTGTTGGAAACAGAACGTCAGGTGCAGATGTGCTTTCCATCCACCCACCGCAACGATTGCTCTTTGGGCCGGGCCCGACGCAGGTACACTCTCGTGTCTATGAAGCCATGGCGAAGCCGATCGTTGGACACCTCGATCCATATTTCTTTGAGGTGAGCGCAGAAATTCAACGAATGCTGAAAACAGTGTTCGGAACCAAAAATGAACTGACATTCGTCATTTCCGCGACTGGCAGCGGCGGCATGGAGGCCGCGATCTCGAACTTTGTGGAGCGCGGAACAAAAGTCGGCGTATTCGCAAACGGATTCTTTTGCGATCGCATGACAGAAATGGCAAAGCGCCATGGCGGCGAGGTCGTGCGTTTCGAGAAGCCCTGGGGCGAGGTCTTTGGCGATGAAGAAGCGGCAGAGTTCATCCGCCGCGAGCGTCCGCAGGTCGTGATGTACGTACACGCAGAGACTTCGACCGGCGCACTCCAGCAAGGCAAGGCAATCTGCGCTGCGGCACACGAGGTGAACGCGCTGGTCATTGCCGATTGCGTGACGTCGCTGGGTGCGATGCCTGTGCAGGTTGACGAAACCGGAATCGATGTCGCGTATAGCTGCTCGCAAAAAGGCCTAAGCTGCCCTCCAGGACTGTCTCCGATCACGATATCTACGCTCGCGGCGGAAAGACTGAATTTGCGCAAAACGGCAAATCAGAGCTGGTACTTCGATCTCAAACTCATTACGGATTACTTGATCACGTCGCATCGTTATCACCACACGGCCCCGATTTCCATGTTTTATGCCCTGCACGAGGCATTGTCGCTGATTGAAGAAGAGGGTGTGGAGAACCGCTGCGAGCGGCATCACCGGTGCCACAATGAGTTCGTGACGGGCGTTGAAAAGTTGGGCCTAAAGATGCACGCACCGGAAGGGCATCGCATATGGAACCTGAACACTCCTCGTGTGCCGGCTGGCGTGGATGATGTGAACGTTCGCGCAACGCTCATGCGCGAGCACGGCATCGAGATCGCTGGCGGCTTCGGTCCGCTCGCGGGAAAAGTGTTTCGCGTGGGCGTGATGGGACCACTGGCGACGGAAGCGCATGTCCAATCGTTTCTGCAGCGCTTCGGTGAGGCGCTGAAAGTCGCCGGGCACCGCGCCTGA
- a CDS encoding cysteine desulfurase-like protein, translated as MSVSQTLPTSNLQRHIEWIREQFPALLLEVGGRSATYFDGPGGTQVPRRVIDAIADYLTRSNCNVHGGFETSRRTDFTIASARSAMADMLGCEAEEIVFGPNMTTLTFAISRAIGRELGPGDEIVVTTLDHDANVAPWRALAERGCVIRQATVNVADCTLDLDDLRSKITPKTKLLAIGYASNAVGTINPVSEIVRMAHQAGAVVYVDAVHYAPHGVIDVKALDCDFLACSVYKFYGPHAGVLYGKRAHFEHFSPYKVRPSSNHSPERWETGTLNHEALAGVSAAIAYLAELGGRIDISAQTRRDALIAAMTAIREHERCLAERMLRGLLQVPGLTVYGIQDFARFDHRTPTFAVRVNGHPPKELSEKLGERGIFTWEGNYYAVNLTERLELEDKGGMLRIGLAHYNTEQEVDRFLSELNRIVE; from the coding sequence ATGTCGGTTTCACAAACCCTGCCCACCAGCAATCTTCAGCGCCACATCGAATGGATTCGCGAACAGTTTCCTGCTCTGTTGCTCGAAGTTGGCGGTCGTTCCGCCACTTATTTTGACGGTCCGGGCGGCACCCAGGTTCCACGCCGGGTCATAGACGCCATCGCCGACTATCTCACTCGCTCGAACTGCAACGTACACGGCGGGTTCGAGACGAGTCGTCGCACCGACTTCACCATAGCCAGCGCGCGTTCCGCCATGGCAGACATGCTGGGTTGCGAAGCGGAAGAGATCGTCTTCGGCCCGAACATGACAACTCTCACCTTCGCCATCAGCCGCGCTATCGGGCGAGAACTCGGTCCTGGAGATGAGATCGTTGTCACCACGCTCGACCACGACGCGAACGTAGCCCCATGGCGCGCTCTCGCAGAGCGCGGATGCGTTATCCGCCAGGCCACGGTCAATGTCGCAGATTGCACTCTGGACCTGGACGATCTCCGCTCGAAAATCACTCCGAAGACGAAGTTGCTCGCCATCGGCTATGCGTCAAATGCCGTTGGCACGATCAATCCTGTCTCCGAGATTGTCAGGATGGCGCACCAGGCCGGCGCGGTAGTTTATGTCGATGCCGTACATTACGCTCCTCACGGCGTCATCGACGTCAAAGCACTCGACTGCGACTTTCTTGCCTGCTCGGTTTACAAATTCTACGGACCACACGCCGGGGTGCTCTACGGAAAGCGGGCGCACTTCGAGCATTTTTCGCCATACAAGGTGCGCCCGTCGTCGAATCACTCTCCCGAGCGTTGGGAGACCGGCACTCTTAACCACGAAGCTCTCGCCGGAGTGAGCGCCGCCATCGCGTACCTTGCAGAGCTTGGCGGCCGCATCGATATATCCGCACAAACCCGCCGCGATGCGCTTATAGCGGCAATGACCGCCATTCGCGAACACGAGCGCTGCCTCGCCGAGCGCATGCTTCGCGGCTTGCTTCAAGTCCCTGGGCTTACGGTCTATGGCATCCAGGACTTCGCCCGCTTCGACCACCGCACCCCGACGTTTGCAGTGCGCGTCAACGGCCACCCTCCAAAGGAGCTGTCGGAAAAACTCGGCGAGCGCGGAATTTTCACCTGGGAAGGTAACTACTACGCCGTCAATTTGACTGAGCGCCTGGAACTAGAAGACAAAGGTGGGATGCTGCGCATCGGACTCGCGCATTACAACACAGAGCAGGAAGTTGACCGCTTCCTCTCCGAACTCAACCGAATCGTGGAATAG
- a CDS encoding NADP-dependent malic enzyme: MSTKKQDALDYHMGNRPGKIEVSPTKACRTQRDLSLAYTPGVAVPCLEIEKNPKDAYKYTARGNLVAVVSNGSAVLGLGNIGALAGKPVMEGKGVLFKRFADIDVFDLEVQSSDPEEIVRFCQMVEPTFGGINLEDIKAPECFYIEEKLKATMNIPVFHDDQHGTAIISGAALLNAVELVGKQMDKVRIVLNGAGAAGVSCAEHYIRLGAKRENIIMCDTKGVVFKGRTENMNVYKTRLANDTPLRTLAEAMCGADVFVGLSVKGAVNQDMVRSMAKTPIIFALANPDPEITFEEAKAARPDVVMATGRSDYPNQVNNVLGFPFIFRGALDVRATAINEEMKLAATRALAALAREDVPDSVCRAYGIERLRFGTDYLIPKPFDSRVLVYVAQAVAEAAMATGVAQEPVDLVQYRETLENRLGKAHELMRMMVNKAKTDVKRVVFPEGENEKILRASRILVEEAIAHPILLGNEKKIQRKAERAGVTLDGIEIIDPLASEDREAYVQEYYALRQRRGTTLSEATEMMGNRNVWGSMMVRQGRADALVSGVTQHYPDTIRPALHVIGVREGIHRVSATYAMVTRRGDMFFLADVAVNIDPTAEDLAEIALCTAQQARRFNVEPRVAMLAFSNFGSTKHPLCDKVRRAVSLVRKADPTLMIDGELMADTAVMPEVIEQTYPFSTLRGGANVLIFPDLQSGNIAYKLLARLGGAETIGPLLMGMSKPVHVLQLDAEVEEIVNISAVAVVEAQDAAKQTPRAAAAAMAD, translated from the coding sequence ATGAGTACAAAAAAGCAGGACGCCCTCGACTATCATATGGGGAATCGCCCGGGAAAGATCGAAGTATCACCAACAAAAGCTTGCCGCACGCAGCGTGACTTGAGCTTGGCCTATACGCCTGGCGTCGCGGTTCCGTGCCTGGAAATCGAGAAGAATCCTAAAGACGCGTACAAGTACACCGCACGCGGCAACCTGGTTGCCGTGGTCAGCAATGGCTCGGCCGTACTCGGACTCGGCAACATTGGTGCACTGGCGGGCAAGCCAGTTATGGAAGGCAAGGGCGTTCTGTTCAAGCGCTTCGCCGATATCGACGTATTCGATCTGGAAGTGCAATCCAGCGATCCCGAGGAAATCGTGCGGTTCTGCCAGATGGTGGAGCCGACATTTGGCGGCATTAACCTGGAAGACATCAAGGCGCCCGAGTGCTTCTACATCGAAGAGAAGCTCAAAGCCACGATGAATATTCCGGTGTTCCACGATGATCAGCACGGCACGGCAATCATCTCCGGCGCAGCGTTGCTGAATGCTGTGGAACTGGTTGGCAAGCAGATGGACAAGGTGCGTATCGTGCTGAACGGTGCCGGAGCCGCGGGTGTCTCATGCGCGGAGCACTACATCCGGCTGGGCGCGAAACGCGAAAACATCATCATGTGCGACACCAAGGGAGTGGTGTTCAAGGGCCGCACAGAGAACATGAATGTTTACAAGACGCGCCTGGCGAATGACACGCCGCTGCGTACTTTAGCAGAGGCGATGTGCGGAGCCGACGTTTTCGTTGGGCTCTCGGTCAAGGGAGCGGTTAACCAGGACATGGTTCGCTCCATGGCCAAGACGCCTATCATCTTTGCTCTGGCGAATCCCGATCCGGAAATCACGTTCGAAGAAGCGAAGGCCGCGCGTCCCGACGTGGTGATGGCGACCGGACGCTCCGATTATCCGAACCAAGTGAACAACGTACTGGGTTTCCCGTTCATCTTCCGGGGCGCGCTGGACGTTCGTGCGACGGCGATCAACGAGGAGATGAAGTTGGCGGCGACTCGCGCATTGGCGGCGCTCGCAAGAGAAGATGTACCGGACTCGGTATGCCGTGCGTATGGAATCGAACGCCTGCGCTTCGGCACCGATTACCTGATCCCGAAGCCGTTCGATTCCAGGGTGCTGGTGTATGTTGCGCAAGCCGTGGCCGAAGCTGCGATGGCGACCGGCGTCGCGCAAGAGCCTGTTGACCTGGTTCAATACCGGGAAACGCTGGAGAATCGCCTTGGCAAAGCGCATGAGTTGATGCGCATGATGGTGAACAAGGCGAAGACCGACGTGAAGCGCGTCGTGTTCCCAGAAGGTGAGAACGAGAAAATCCTGCGGGCAAGCCGAATCCTGGTTGAGGAAGCAATCGCGCATCCGATCCTGCTTGGCAACGAGAAGAAGATCCAGCGCAAGGCCGAACGGGCCGGCGTAACGTTGGACGGAATCGAGATCATCGACCCGTTGGCGTCTGAAGACCGGGAGGCTTACGTACAGGAATACTATGCGCTACGCCAACGCCGGGGCACAACGCTTTCCGAGGCTACGGAAATGATGGGGAACCGCAACGTATGGGGCTCCATGATGGTTCGACAGGGAAGGGCAGACGCCCTGGTTTCCGGGGTGACGCAACACTATCCCGACACGATTCGTCCGGCACTTCATGTGATCGGTGTGCGCGAAGGTATCCACAGGGTATCTGCGACGTATGCGATGGTCACTCGCCGGGGAGACATGTTCTTCCTAGCCGATGTTGCGGTGAACATCGACCCCACGGCCGAGGATCTGGCCGAGATTGCGCTGTGCACTGCGCAGCAGGCGCGGCGCTTCAACGTGGAACCGCGTGTTGCAATGCTCGCCTTCTCGAACTTTGGAAGCACGAAGCATCCGTTGTGCGACAAAGTCCGGAGAGCGGTGAGTTTGGTGCGAAAAGCCGATCCGACGCTGATGATCGATGGCGAACTGATGGCCGACACGGCGGTGATGCCCGAAGTCATCGAGCAGACGTATCCGTTCTCAACCCTACGCGGCGGCGCAAACGTACTTATTTTCCCCGATTTGCAGTCTGGGAACATTGCGTACAAGCTGCTGGCGCGCCTGGGTGGAGCGGAAACCATTGGTCCGCTGTTGATGGGCATGAGCAAGCCTGTGCACGTCCTGCAACTCGACGCGGAAGTTGAAGAGATCGTCAACATTTCCGCCGTCGCCGTGGTGGAAGCGCAGGATGCAGCAAAGCAAACGCCACGCGCAGCTGCGGCGGCAATGGCGGATTAG